Part of the Aquabacterium sp. NJ1 genome, CTGTACAACCAGTACTACACGCTGCATGCGCCGGTGCGCCCGGTGCCCGGCACGGCCGACCAGCCCACGCCCGCGCCGGACCTGAATCGCAAGGGCGATGTGTTCCGTGTGCCCAAGGCCAAGCAGGCCAGCATCTTCGACGGGACCTCGCCGGCGCGCAACCTGTTCATCGAGCGGCACAAGTACTTCACGGTGCCTTCGTTTGACGCGGCCAACTACTACTGGGACTTCCAGAAGATGCGCCGCGAGTTCGGGCCCGAGATGGGCGCGGCCGGGCCGATCGGGCTGCCCGCCACGCCGCACCCCTGGTGCGCCAAGTCAGGGGCGGAAGTGGCCAATCTGGTGCAGTACCTGCTGACCTTGTAAGCGCGAGATGGACCCAGGCTGGTGCATGGCCGGCGCCCTGCATGAGGCAAGGGGCAGCGTGCGAGCTGGCCTGGGATTTGCAAAGTTCACTGCAGCAGTGGTCTGCTCTCCTGTGACGCCAGGCTTGTTGGTGTGATGGCGTTGCTTCATGGCCCCCGGCTTCGGTCGGGGGCATTTTTTTGTGCGACCGTCAAGCTCGGTTCCCGCATGGCAAATCTGCATCCCGCCATGTGGATGTGGCGTGCAAAACCACCGGGCACCCCTCAAGAATGCACAAGCCCTGCCGATAAACGGACATCAGCCATCCGCTTGTTGTCGAGGTTCCCATGTTCTACGTTTTGCGCGACGCTACCGGTCAGATCAGCAGTCTGCACCGTGATCCCGTGGTCGGGGCGCAAACCCTGCCCGAAGACCACCCCGAGGTGCGGCAGTTCATGGGGCTGGACTCGGAGCAGCAACAGTTCGCGTCCCTGGACGCCAGCTTCCTGCGCGTGCTGGAAGACTTGATCGACGCCCTGATCCGCCGCAATGTGCTGTGCATCACCGACTTGCCAATGGAAGCCCAGCTCAAGCTGTTCGACCGCAAGCATTTCCGCGAAGGCGTCAGCTCGCATGCGCTGAACCTGTTCAATCCCAATGGCTCGCGCAACCCGGAGTCCAACACCGTGATCGCCGAGTGGACGGATCTGGCTGAATAAGCCGCACCAGCTTCAGCCCAGCACGCGGTGCGTCAGCGCCGGCAATTGCGTGCGCACCGTGGTCTGGCGTTCGTGGGTGATGTCGGCCAGCACCACGCCCGGGCCTTCGGCCTGCACCGCCAGCACCTCGCCCCAGGGCTCGATCACCAGTGAATGGCCAAACGTGCGGCGCCCGTTTTCATGCAGCCCGCCTTGGGCCGGGGCCAGCACATGGCACAGGTTCTCGACCGCGCGGGCGCGCAGCAGCAGCTCCCAATGGGCCTTGCCCGTGGTGTCGGTGAAGGCGGCGGGCAGCACGATCAAATCCAGCGGTTTGGCCGCGCCCAAGGTGCGGAACAGCTCGGGGAAGCGCAGGTCATAACAGACGCTCAGGCCGATGTGCCAGTGCTCGCCGGCCTTGTCCTGCATCTCGAACGACACCGGCTGGCGGCCCGGCGTCAATGAGGCGGCTTCGTCGTAGCGGCGTTCGCCATCATCAAAGCAGAACAGGTGGATCTTGTCGTAGCGGGCCACGCGCTCGCCTTGCGGGTTGAAGACCAGCACGGTGTTGAACACGCGTTCGGGCTCGTGGCTGAGGATCGGCAAGGTGCCCCCTATGACCCAGATGCCCTGTTCGCGCGCGGCTTGCGCCAGCATGTGCTGCATCGGGGTGGTGGCTGGATCGGGCTCGCGCGCATCGGCCAGCGGCTCCGCAATGGCCAGTTTGTCCTTGTCGCGCAGGCCCATCAGGCAGAAGTACTCGGGCAGGGCGACCAGCTCGGCGCCAGCCTGCGCGGCCTGGGCCATCAGCTTGCGGGCCTGGGCCAGGTTCTCGTCCACACGCGGGGTGGACACCATTTGCAGCGCAGCAACTTTCATGTGATCAGGGGCAACGAATCAGGGGTAAGAAATGGCCAGTCTGTAAGAGGGGCAGGCCAGACGGGCCTGGCCTTGCCTTATGCTTGCCGCCATCATGGCCGAACAAGACGCGAACGCGCAAGCCGAAGGCCCTTCGGCAGGCGACGCCCCCGCACAGTGGGCACAACACATTCAGGACGCTGCCAGGCGGGGCGCCTGCCTGCGCGTGCGTGGCGGGGGCAGCAAGGACCACCTGGGCGACACCACCCGTGGCGAGTTGCTGGACACCCGGGCGTGGCAGGGCATCGAATCGTATGAACCCAGCGAGCTGGTGATCCGGGTTCGGGCGGGCACGCCCCTGCGTGAGGTCGAGGCCGTGCTGGCCGAGCAGGGGCAGCACCTGGCTTTTGAGCCGCCGCGTTATGGCTTCGTGGCCAGCCAGAGCAGCGAGCCTACGCTGGGCGGTGCGGTCGCCAGCGGGCTGAGCGGCCCGGGCCGGGTTTCTCGTGGGGCGGTGCGTGACCATGTGCTGGGCTGCACCGTCTTGACCGGCCGCGCCGAGCTGCTGCGCTTTGGCGGGGCGGTGATGAAGAACGTGGCGGGCTTCGACCTGTCGCGCCTGATGGCAGGCTCCATGGGCACGCTGGGCGTGCTGGTGGACGTGACGCTCAAGGTGATGCCGCAGCCCACGGTGTCGGCCACCATGCGTTTCGACGTGAACGAGGCCGAGGCGCTGGCCCAGATCAACAAATGGGCCGCACAGCCTTTGCCCATTGATGCTTCGGCCTGGTGGGACGGCACGCTGCTGGTGCGCCTGCGCGGGGCACGTGCAGCGGTGGCCAGTGCCGTACAGGCCATGTACCGCGAGCGCCGCGGCGAGTTGCTGGCGCCACCCGTGGCAGAGGGCTTCTGGCAGGGCGTGCGTGACCACAGCGATGAATTTTTCGTGCGGGCTCGCCAGGCCGTGATGCAGGCCGGTCAGCATGGCGTCACCTTGTGGCGCATTTCGGTACCACCCACCACGGCGCCGCTGGGCCTGCACGGTGAGCTGCTGGCCGAGTGGTTTGGTGGCCTGCGCTGGGTGTGCACGCCCGCGCCTGCCGCCGCCGTGCACGAGGTGGTGGCCAAGGCTGGCGGCCATGCCCAGGCGTTCCTGTCTTTGCAGACGGGCGCTCTGGTGGCGCCATTGGCCCTTTCAGCTGTCCAGCAGCGCCTGCATGAGCAGGTGCAAAAAGCCTTTGACCCCCATGGCGTGTTTGACACAGGCCGCCTGTGGCCGCACCGCGCGGATTGACCATGCAGACCCAGCTTGCCCCCCAACACCAGAGCACCCCTGAAGGCCTCAAGGCCCAGGAGGTGCTGCGCCAATGCGTGCACTGCGGCTTCTGTAACGCCACCTGCCCGACCTACCGGGTGACCGGTAACGAGCTGGATGGCCCGCGTGGCCGCATCTACCTGATGAAGCAGGTGTTCGAGGGCCAGACGCCCACGCGCACCACGCAGGAACACCTGGACCATTGCATCGGTTGTCGCCATTGCGAAAGCACCTGCCCATCGGGCGTGCAGTACCACGAGCTGCTGGCCGTGGGCCAGCCCGTGGTGGACGCGCAGGTGCAGCGCCCCTGGCGTGAACGCCTGCTGCGCTGGGGCCTGGTCAAGCTGATGCCTTCGCCCTGGTTCACGCCCGCGCTCAAGCTGGGGCAGGCCGTGCGGCCCTTGTTGCCCGCGGCTTGGCGTGAGCAGGTGCCCTCCAGGCCGCCGATGGCGGCACCCGCCTGGCCGGACCCGCGCAAGAGCCTGCACGCCCGCCGCGTGCTGCTGCTCAAGGGCTGCGTGCAGCCGGGCTTGCGGCCTCACATCGATGCGTCCACGGCGCGCGTGCTCGATGCCATTGGCATCCGGGCTGTGGTGGCCTCGGCGTCGACCTGTTGTGGCGCCGTGCAAGGCCACATGGGGGATCTGGACGGCGCCAAGGCGCGCGCACGGCGCAACATCGACGCCTGGTGGCCCTACATCGAGTCGCCCACGCCGGTGGAGGCCATCCTGATCAACGCCTCCGGCTGCGGTGCCTGGGTGAAGGACTACGCCAGCCTGCTGGCCGATGACCCCGCTTATGCCGACAAGGCCGGGCGCGTGGTGGCCATGGTGCGTGACCCCGGCGAGATGCTCGCCAGCTGGATGCCCATGCTCAAGCGCAAGCTGGGCAAGCGGGCGCAAACAGGCCTGGGTGCGGTGACCTTTCACCCGCCTTGCAGCCTGAGCCATGCGCAAAAGCTCAGCAGTGCGGCCAAGCCGGGCCCGATCGAAACCGGCTTGCGTGAACTGGGTTTTGAAGTGAAGCTGGCCGTGCAGGACAGCCACCAGTGCTGCGGCGCGGGTGGAGCCTACAGCGTGCTGCAGCCCGAGCTGTCACGCCAGTTGCGTGACCTCAAGCTCAAGTCCCTGCAGGCCACCGAGCCGCATCTGATTGCCAGTGCCAACATCGGCTGCATCGTGCACCTGCAGTCGGGTACCGACACGCCGGTCAAGCATTGGCTGGAGGTGCTGGACGAGGCCCTGTCGCTGTAAGCAACAAGGCCTCGTCAAACCGGGTGACACCGGCCGGTGGTGGCGCTGGTCAGTTCGCGCCGATCAGTTCGCGCCAGGACAGGCGACGCGTGCGCATGCTGGACGGCGAGACCGGGGTGTCTGTGGTGATGGTCGAGCCGTCTGACAGGTTCGTGATGCCGATGATCTTGCCGTTCGGCAGGCGAACCAAGGTCGGTGCTGTGGCCAGGGCCGTGGTGGAGCCGTTGTGAAGCAGCACACCAACGGTTTTCGCTCCGGGGACTGCGAGCCCCGTGCGATAGTCCACGAAATTGAAATAGCTCGAACCACCTGCGCTGCAACTGCTTTCTGTGCTGGGGATGTTGGTGGTGAAGGCCAATGTGCCCAGCTGCAGGTCCGGATCCGTGTTCATGCGCTCACCCGACAGGGGCAGGTCGATGTACCAGCCATTCATCGTGGTGAAATCCATTGGGTAGGTTGTGGAGCTGCTAGCCACACGAACGTTCTCGGAACCCAGCACGGACTGCGTCATGTGTTGCTGCATGAAGCAGTTCGTCTTGATGGTGTCGTTGCAGCTGTTGCTGCGAGGGCTGCCGTATAGCCCCGAAGCGCCCCCCGCGGTGGCAAGGGTGTCCTTGATGGCATACATGGACTGCACGCGCGTGGTAGCGATGTCCGACACGCCCATGTAGGAGCCCGTGCCCACGAACACGACCGTCTGGTTGGCCACCTTGCCCACTTCAGGGCGAGCCGTCACAGGCTGGCGTACACCCGTGCTGTCGGCGAGCGTCGCGAGAAGCTGGACCGGTGCGGTGCCGCCGCTGGCGGTCAGTCCGCTCACGTCGATGCGCCACACGTTGCCCAGATAGTCTCCACCATACACACGCAACGCTGTGTTGTTGGTGGCACCGCTTTCCACGTAGGCACTGATCTTGGCCAGGCCCGCAGGGCAAGGCGCTGTAGAGCAACCTGCGGTGGTCGAGGTGCTACCCGCACCGGTATCGATCTTTTTGATGATCGCTCCGGTCTTGGCATTGAGAACCCACACGATGCCGTGGCCATTGCCGGGCGAGACGTTGTTGTAGCCCGATGTCACCATCACGCTCCAGGTGCCGTCCGACAGCTTGGTGATGATGGGCGAACCATACGAGTAGCCCAGGTCGGCATCGGTGGTGTAGCCGGTACCCTTGCTGGTGTCATGCGTGAACTCCCACAGCACCTTGGGTGTACTTGGGTCGGTGATGTCCAGGGCAAAGAAGCCGCGTCCACCGGCACCAAGGCCACTGACCAGGATGGTGTGCCAGGCGCCGTCGAAGTAGACATCGCCCTGGCGTGGCGTGGCGTTGATGTAGTAGTTGTGGTTGACGGCGTAGCTCTTGTCGGCAAGCTTGTACAGCTTGGGCAGCAGCATCGAGGGGATGTAGGCCCATGCCTCAACACCTGAAACCGCATTGAACGCGTGCAGCATGCCATCGTTGGCGCCCACATAGAGCATGGGTTGACGGCCCGGCTGGGTCGGCGTGTCCTGCAGGGAAGTGCGGAACTGGGTGTAACCACTGTCAAGGTACGAGAACAGGGGGGCTTTCACATAAACCGCTTGCGAGTCCACGATGTCGCCCAGGATGTGCTCGCGCTCACGGTAATACGTTGCGTTCGTGTCACCCTGGTTGCTCTGATCGCCGCGCAGGAAGTTGACAAGGTTGATGCCGCCTGCGCCTGTGTTGGTGCCGGCCGTGGTGCTGTCCACCTGCGATGTGCTGGCCAGACACAGGGTGCCTGCGCCGCACATCTGCGATAGCGAGCCAATGGCGCTCATCTTGAAGTACGACTGCATGGTCGTGCTCATCGAACTCCAGACGAAAGGCAGCAAGGGCGTTGCAGCTGTCGGGTCATAGGTGTAGATCTTGCGCGTTGTGTAGTCCAGCGTGTCCAGCAAGCCGGGCGTCTTGGTGCCTGCAGCGGTTTCAATCTGGCCCGATTCGGTCCAGCTTGGGTAGGCAGAAAGTTTGCCTGTGCTGATGTCGATCGTGTAGCGCGCCATCTCCCCATCCCAGGCCTTGGAGCGGAACGTCGACTTGAAGACGAAGTTGTCGCCAGCAGACACGTTGGGGTTGCTGGTGGTGGCAGCCGAAGCCGATGCGGTCTTCGTGTCGATGTCGTTGAGGAAGTTGGTCAGCCCAGTCCGGATGTCGGAAGGGTTGGCAGCGCTGTAGTACGTGCCGTGCCCATTCACTGCAGCGTGCCAAAGATCGTCGATGGTGGTTTGCTTGTTGCTCGCCACGGCCGGCCAGTTGCAGTTGCCTGACGTTTGCCAGGTGCATACGCCGTTGCGGGCCGTCGTGGTGCTGGTTGTGGTGCCCTGTGCCACATCGTAATAGTCGCCGGATTTGGCCGTCTGGTAGTTCGACTGGAACAGCATGTAGCCGGATGCACCCAGGCCCAGCGTGGACGTGTACATGCGTTGCTGCAGGTCTGCCAGGCCGACATTGCTGGACACGTCTGTGCCCAAAGCCCCGGTGGTGTTGCCATTGGTCGAATCGCGCAGGTCGGTGCTGTAGTAGTACTGCGCCACGTCGGCCAGGGTGTTGGCCGTGGCCGTGCCGTCGAACTGCGGGCGCTGTACAGCCGTGCCGCTGTCCTGGTCACCAATGTCCGTCGAGCCGTTGATTTGCTTGGGGTTGTTCGATTCGTTCCAGTAGCCGTCAGTCGACAACATCGTGTAGTTGCGCTGGCAGGCGTACTGCATGGGGTCGGTGGCGCTCACCGAGTTGACGGTGCTGAGCTTGCCGGCGTAATAGCGGCCCGCTGTGGACAGGGCCGTGCGCAGCGGCGTGCTGTTATTGGGCCGGGCGGCAATGAGCTTGGCGTACCACTGGGCCTTTTGGCCCGTGGCGCCGCTGGTGAGGTCGGACACGTTCAGGAAGTCGCTGCCCGTGTTGTTGTTGATGCTCATGTACCCGAGACGCTTTTGCGAATCGAGCGTCGCAAACGCAATGCTGGCAGCCGATTTGGCCATTTGCATGCGCATGCGGTAGTACGCCCACCAGTTGGCGAAGTTGGTCATCTCTTCGGCATACGTGCACGTGGTGCCGGCGCAATCCGCGCGCTGCGAGTGTTTGGCCGTCGTGCCGGGGTAGGGGTAGCTGTCGACTGCGGCGGTGATGGTTACCTTGCTGTTGCTGCCTGGAACCGTGGTGGTGACGCCGAAGCGGCTGGTCTTGTAGCTCTTGCCGGGATAGCGTGGGTAGGTGTAGGTCGAGCCGTTTGTGGGCGCCGTGTCGATGCGGGTTGCGCGGCAGGTGCCCAGATAGGTGTCCGTGCACCAGCGTAGTTTGGCTGGGACGGAGTATGCGGCGGTTGGCGCCGATTGCGTGGTGCAGCTTTGCTGGCTGGCGGTGGTGCAGTATTCGCCCGGAATGAAGACGTAGTAATACGCCGAACTGGTGAGGTCTTGCGTGGTGCCGGAGTAGGCGTCCGTGAACAGGTTGGTGGTGCCGGTATTGGGGAAGTTTGACGGCGTCTGTACGCCGAAGCCGTCATACGGCACTCTTGTCCAGCCGGTCGTGTTGGCCGACGTCATGCTCGCGTAGCTCGTACCGTCGTACTTCAACGGCGGGGTGTACGTGATGGCAGGGTTGTAGTAGATGCTGTTGTAGCCGCTGTTGCGGGCCAGCGAATCGGTGGAGCTGTTGGCCCAGTCGGGCATGAAGTCCCACGTCATGGAACCCGAGTCGTCCAGCACGAACAAGATGTTGGGCTTGACCAGCGTGGAGGCCGAGGTCTCCAGTGGCGCGGAGGCCAGGTCCGTCAGCGCTGCGGGCGCATACTGTGTCAGCGTGGCCAGAACCAGGCCACAGCCGATGGACCGGGCGAAAGCGGGGGCGTTGAGACGTGCGTGTTGCATGATGCTCTCCAGGTGCATTACAGCGCGACCATGGACTGGACGTAGCTTTGCGCGTTGCGGGGGCCGGTGACTTTGACGGTGATGCGGTAGTACACCTGGCTGACCGAGGCCAGGTTGACTTTTTGAGCGTCGCAGCTGCTGCCGCCGGAGCAGGTGCTGTCAGAGGCCACGGGGGATGTGGCGCAGTCGTTGCCGGTGGCCTGAGAGTCGCCGGCCTTCAAGCACATCCGCTGGATCACGTACGACACGCTGTTGCCTGCGTCGTCGACTCCCAGCAGTTTGGCCTGGCCGTCCAGGGTTTGATCCCAGAACGTGGCCCAGCTCTCTCCGCTGGGATCTTGCCGGTGTGCGATGTAGCCGCGCGCGGTTTGGTCACAGGCCAGCACGGTGCTGCTTTGGGGCTCGGTACAGGTGAGGGCCGTGGTGGAATTGGCTTGACCATTATTGGCTTCCAGCCAGGCGATGGCTTCTTCAATGCCGCGATCAGCCGCGTGCGTCGCGGCTTGCTGGAAAGCCACATTGCCTGCGATGGCGTTGGAGGTGTACACCGAGCGTGTGAGCGCCAGACCGGCCAGCGTCAGCGCGACCAGTACGATCAGCGCCATGAGCAGGACAATGCCCTTTTGTGGGCCTGATGCGCGCCGACGAGTACGTGGGTAGACAGAGGATGTCAGCATCCCTGGCCTCCTTGATAAGTGGGCTGGCCGCCCTGCCAGATCGCGTTGCGCAAGGGCACGGTGGTTTCCAGCGTCTTGTAGCGGTAGTTTTGCCAGTCGCTGTTGGCGCTCAGGTCGATGGGCGTGGCTGTGGGGTTCTTGGGCGAGGTACCGGATGTCACGCTGCCGCTCCACGTTGGTGCCACGGTGGTCGGGCCCGTCTTGTCATAGGCGCTGCTGCGCGCTACCACCACCAGGCGTACGGCAAGCGCCCGAGCCCATGCGCATTGCGGTGTGCCGTTCAGTGGGTCGGCCGAACTGGCGGGTGTGATCTGGTCGTAGGTGTCCACGATACCCACCATGGGGGCCGGTGGCGGCGTCGTGTCGCGCCCGTACTGCGCACGCAATCCTGTGATGTTGCCGGCGATGGGCACCCAGATCGTCGGGTCCGCTGCCGCGGCAGCCGTGGCGTTACCGCAATCGGTTGCCGTGTAGTCGCACATGGTCAGATTGCCTTTGCGGATGGCATAAGCGTGGATGACCGGGGCGCTTCCCATGTTGTAGATCACGCTGCCCAGCGCCAGGCCCGAGACGCCGGGGTCAACCGTCAGCGTCGAGGTCGTGTCATCAGCGCTGAGGACCTTGTCAGAGGTCACGGTACAAGGTTCAGGAGGCCGCACGGAGCCCTGTGCGATCAGCACATCGTCTTTGCGGAAGCTGCTGCTGGTTGCAACCTGGTAGCTGTTCGCCGTCGATGTGCTGATGAGCGCATCGCCTTCAGAGGAGCCATTGCTGTTGCCGTACACCACGAGCAACGTGTCGGTGTTGGCGTCCCCGGCGGGGACCACCGTGGCGTTGATGGTCGTCGGCGCCAGCGGCACGGAGACCGTCGTGCCCGAA contains:
- a CDS encoding carbon-nitrogen hydrolase family protein; the encoded protein is MKVAALQMVSTPRVDENLAQARKLMAQAAQAGAELVALPEYFCLMGLRDKDKLAIAEPLADAREPDPATTPMQHMLAQAAREQGIWVIGGTLPILSHEPERVFNTVLVFNPQGERVARYDKIHLFCFDDGERRYDEAASLTPGRQPVSFEMQDKAGEHWHIGLSVCYDLRFPELFRTLGAAKPLDLIVLPAAFTDTTGKAHWELLLRARAVENLCHVLAPAQGGLHENGRRTFGHSLVIEPWGEVLAVQAEGPGVVLADITHERQTTVRTQLPALTHRVLG
- the glcE gene encoding glycolate oxidase subunit GlcE; protein product: MLAAIMAEQDANAQAEGPSAGDAPAQWAQHIQDAARRGACLRVRGGGSKDHLGDTTRGELLDTRAWQGIESYEPSELVIRVRAGTPLREVEAVLAEQGQHLAFEPPRYGFVASQSSEPTLGGAVASGLSGPGRVSRGAVRDHVLGCTVLTGRAELLRFGGAVMKNVAGFDLSRLMAGSMGTLGVLVDVTLKVMPQPTVSATMRFDVNEAEALAQINKWAAQPLPIDASAWWDGTLLVRLRGARAAVASAVQAMYRERRGELLAPPVAEGFWQGVRDHSDEFFVRARQAVMQAGQHGVTLWRISVPPTTAPLGLHGELLAEWFGGLRWVCTPAPAAAVHEVVAKAGGHAQAFLSLQTGALVAPLALSAVQQRLHEQVQKAFDPHGVFDTGRLWPHRAD
- the glcF gene encoding glycolate oxidase subunit GlcF, with amino-acid sequence MQTQLAPQHQSTPEGLKAQEVLRQCVHCGFCNATCPTYRVTGNELDGPRGRIYLMKQVFEGQTPTRTTQEHLDHCIGCRHCESTCPSGVQYHELLAVGQPVVDAQVQRPWRERLLRWGLVKLMPSPWFTPALKLGQAVRPLLPAAWREQVPSRPPMAAPAWPDPRKSLHARRVLLLKGCVQPGLRPHIDASTARVLDAIGIRAVVASASTCCGAVQGHMGDLDGAKARARRNIDAWWPYIESPTPVEAILINASGCGAWVKDYASLLADDPAYADKAGRVVAMVRDPGEMLASWMPMLKRKLGKRAQTGLGAVTFHPPCSLSHAQKLSSAAKPGPIETGLRELGFEVKLAVQDSHQCCGAGGAYSVLQPELSRQLRDLKLKSLQATEPHLIASANIGCIVHLQSGTDTPVKHWLEVLDEALSL
- a CDS encoding pilus assembly protein; this encodes MQHARLNAPAFARSIGCGLVLATLTQYAPAALTDLASAPLETSASTLVKPNILFVLDDSGSMTWDFMPDWANSSTDSLARNSGYNSIYYNPAITYTPPLKYDGTSYASMTSANTTGWTRVPYDGFGVQTPSNFPNTGTTNLFTDAYSGTTQDLTSSAYYYVFIPGEYCTTASQQSCTTQSAPTAAYSVPAKLRWCTDTYLGTCRATRIDTAPTNGSTYTYPRYPGKSYKTSRFGVTTTVPGSNSKVTITAAVDSYPYPGTTAKHSQRADCAGTTCTYAEEMTNFANWWAYYRMRMQMAKSAASIAFATLDSQKRLGYMSINNNTGSDFLNVSDLTSGATGQKAQWYAKLIAARPNNSTPLRTALSTAGRYYAGKLSTVNSVSATDPMQYACQRNYTMLSTDGYWNESNNPKQINGSTDIGDQDSGTAVQRPQFDGTATANTLADVAQYYYSTDLRDSTNGNTTGALGTDVSSNVGLADLQQRMYTSTLGLGASGYMLFQSNYQTAKSGDYYDVAQGTTTSTTTARNGVCTWQTSGNCNWPAVASNKQTTIDDLWHAAVNGHGTYYSAANPSDIRTGLTNFLNDIDTKTASASAATTSNPNVSAGDNFVFKSTFRSKAWDGEMARYTIDISTGKLSAYPSWTESGQIETAAGTKTPGLLDTLDYTTRKIYTYDPTAATPLLPFVWSSMSTTMQSYFKMSAIGSLSQMCGAGTLCLASTSQVDSTTAGTNTGAGGINLVNFLRGDQSNQGDTNATYYREREHILGDIVDSQAVYVKAPLFSYLDSGYTQFRTSLQDTPTQPGRQPMLYVGANDGMLHAFNAVSGVEAWAYIPSMLLPKLYKLADKSYAVNHNYYINATPRQGDVYFDGAWHTILVSGLGAGGRGFFALDITDPSTPKVLWEFTHDTSKGTGYTTDADLGYSYGSPIITKLSDGTWSVMVTSGYNNVSPGNGHGIVWVLNAKTGAIIKKIDTGAGSTSTTAGCSTAPCPAGLAKISAYVESGATNNTALRVYGGDYLGNVWRIDVSGLTASGGTAPVQLLATLADSTGVRQPVTARPEVGKVANQTVVFVGTGSYMGVSDIATTRVQSMYAIKDTLATAGGASGLYGSPRSNSCNDTIKTNCFMQQHMTQSVLGSENVRVASSSTTYPMDFTTMNGWYIDLPLSGERMNTDPDLQLGTLAFTTNIPSTESSCSAGGSSYFNFVDYRTGLAVPGAKTVGVLLHNGSTTALATAPTLVRLPNGKIIGITNLSDGSTITTDTPVSPSSMRTRRLSWRELIGAN
- a CDS encoding PilW family protein; protein product: MHNTHPNQHRGFSLVEVMVGLAIGMATVVIMMQMLSNSDAMKRTASGGNDAQMTGTLALYTLERDIRESGYGISAFNILGCKLTFTTTSGTTVSVPLAPTTINATVVPAGDANTDTLLVVYGNSNGSSEGDALISTSTANSYQVATSSSFRKDDVLIAQGSVRPPEPCTVTSDKVLSADDTTSTLTVDPGVSGLALGSVIYNMGSAPVIHAYAIRKGNLTMCDYTATDCGNATAAAAADPTIWVPIAGNITGLRAQYGRDTTPPPAPMVGIVDTYDQITPASSADPLNGTPQCAWARALAVRLVVVARSSAYDKTGPTTVAPTWSGSVTSGTSPKNPTATPIDLSANSDWQNYRYKTLETTVPLRNAIWQGGQPTYQGGQGC